GAACCAAACGTGAGGTCCGGCTTGTTCTACAACGCTAAATTCAGAACCACCGAACTCGCTGAGTGATGTTGGAGGAACTTCCACCATCAGATCGATACCACCAGCAAGCATTTCTGCTACACGAGTGTTGCCATCCGTTAAAGGTCTGAAGATCACTGCATCAACACCTGCTTGTCCATCCCAGTGGTCAGCATTACGAGTCACTACAACACGCTCATTAGATTTCCACTCTTCAAATTGGAACGCACCTGTACCAGATGGATTTCTTCCGAAATCTTTTCCGTGCTTCATCACTGCGTCCGGAGACACAATCAAACCTGTCGGATATGCTAGGTTAGATAAGAATGGAGCATATGGTGCATTCAGAGTAAACTTCACAGTTGTATCATCAATCACATCCACAGATGTAATTGCAGAGAAGAAGAATGAAAGTGGGAAAGGTCCAGTATCGTGATATGGATGATTTTCATCTAGCATTCTATCAAAGTTGAACTTCACGTCTTCCGCTTCAAAAGAAGTTCCATCATGGAATGTTACTCCTGAGCGAAGATTAAATGTATACTCGGTACCATCATCACTGATCGTCCAACTTTCGGCGAGGGCTGGTTCTACTTCTAAAGTTCCATCTTTATAGCGAACAAGACCATCATAGATATTCATTAAAATTCTGAAATCATTCACCGCAGTCACTGCAGCTGGATCCAGAGCTTTAGGTTCGGCAATTTGACCGACAACAAGAATGTCGTTTGCCTGGGCTGAAAATCCGAAAAATACAAAAGCTACGAGGGCAGCTACTGATTTTTTCAAATTTTGAGCGTACTTATGTACATTACGCATAGGTAATCCCTCCTCTAAATATATGTAATAATTGTAGCACTTCTTTTAAAATCAGATCAACCCCCTGAAATTAAAAAAATGGTTGATTTTTATTAATATTTATCAAAAAAGTTGATTTTTCTGGTCTTCAGTCTCTGATATGGTCTTGGAGATCAAAATACTTATTATAATAATATGACATACTCAGTTTTAGCTCGAGACCCTGAAACAGGGACTATTGGAGGAGTTGCCACTACAGGCAGTTATTGTGTGGGGGGCTGGGTTCTTCGAGGAGATGTCAAAATAGGAATGAGCGCTTCTCAAGGAGCGTCTGCAAGCACCATTCTAGGAGATCAAATGTTGGCGCAAATGAATGGAGGAGATGCCCCAAACTTCATCATCCAGGCTATTCAAGAAAAAGATCAAGGTCTAGAACACCGTCAAATCTCCATGTTATCGATTGAAGGTCAAACGGCAGTCTATTCTGGGAAAAGCAATGAGAGTATTGTCGATGACTTTCATGAAGAAAATTTTGTTACTGCAGGGAATATGTTAGGAGGAGATCAAGTTATCTCTTCTATTAAAGATTACTATCAAAGTGCTGACACCAACCTACCCTTAGCAGAAAGACTTTTAGAATGTCTCAAGCAAGGAGCCCAAGCTGGAGGCGATAAGCGAGGATTGTTATCGGCAGCGATGTTGATCTTACACCCTGATCAGGCGCCTTTAACTCTTCGCATCGATCACCATGAAGACCCCATTACTCAATTAGATCTTCTTTACCAAAAGGTCACCAGCGGCGATTACTATGAATGGACTAAGACTGTCCCTACACGAAACAACCCTTATCGATACAAATGAATATTTTAAAAACACTCAATACTATTGCACAATGCTCTCAACCCTCATTCGGAGTCACCCGACTTCCTTTT
The window above is part of the alpha proteobacterium HIMB59 genome. Proteins encoded here:
- a CDS encoding hypothetical protein (PFAM: Family of unknown function (DUF1028)), producing MTYSVLARDPETGTIGGVATTGSYCVGGWVLRGDVKIGMSASQGASASTILGDQMLAQMNGGDAPNFIIQAIQEKDQGLEHRQISMLSIEGQTAVYSGKSNESIVDDFHEENFVTAGNMLGGDQVISSIKDYYQSADTNLPLAERLLECLKQGAQAGGDKRGLLSAAMLILHPDQAPLTLRIDHHEDPITQLDLLYQKVTSGDYYEWTKTVPTRNNPYRYK
- a CDS encoding family 5 extracellular solute-binding protein (PFAM: Bacterial extracellular solute-binding proteins, family 5 Middle) → MRNVHKYAQNLKKSVAALVAFVFFGFSAQANDILVVGQIAEPKALDPAAVTAVNDFRILMNIYDGLVRYKDGTLEVEPALAESWTISDDGTEYTFNLRSGVTFHDGTSFEAEDVKFNFDRMLDENHPYHDTGPFPLSFFFSAITSVDVIDDTTVKFTLNAPYAPFLSNLAYPTGLIVSPDAVMKHGKDFGRNPSGTGAFQFEEWKSNERVVVTRNADHWDGQAGVDAVIFRPLTDGNTRVAEMLAGGIDLMVEVPPTSLSEFGGSEFSVVEQAGPHVWFLILNAKEGPFADKKVRQAANYAINKEAIVNDVLEGTAAVAAGPTPPAFAWAYNNDLEPYPYDPEKAKALIAEAGAEGAELTFFVTEGGSGMLDPVAMGTAIQADLEAVGFDVKIETYEWNSFLGEVNPGLEGKADMAEMAWMTNDPDTLPFLALRTQSWPEEGGFNSGYYSNPEVDELLNAARASTDQAERARLYQEMQVIVQDDAPWVFVANWKQNAVTNSSVKNFNLQPSFFLLLKDVEKN